The Arachis ipaensis cultivar K30076 chromosome B03, Araip1.1, whole genome shotgun sequence region TCCTAGCTTGATAGTGAAATGATGAAGATTTAATAAAAGGGTCTTCTTCTGGTGTTGTGTAGCAGTCTTTAATTTCTTCTGGTTCAGCCGTGCTTCGTTGGTCTGCTGCCGGTCTGCTCTGATCGTCTCCTCTGCTGAAGGTAAGTGCAGTTTAATTTAGTATTGAACCTTGATTCTGCTGATGTTGTGACTAAAAATATTAGTTTTATCTCTGTTTGACTATATTAGTGTTATTAGCTTTTGCTTTCTTTTTAGTGATTtcgattctatttttttttttatatttttgtgtttgtGAATTGAGTAAAGTAGGTAACTATGTGATCCTTAGTAACATAGAAATATTGATTaaattttgttattaattttgTGTATTTTACATTGCATTGATTTAGGATAGTTTATGCTGCTCTGCTCATCCGGCGATGTCCTTTGCCTCTGCTGGTCTGATTCGACTGTCCTTCTTCTCCTGCTGGTCTGGTCTGGTCCAATTATGTTTCTGCTAAAGGTAACTTCAGTTTATTTGAGTATTGTTAAATATGCTGTTAGTTGATAATCTTAGCTGAAATATTGAACCTTGATTCTGCTGATATTGTGGTTGAAAATATTGTAAGTTGCTTATGCTAATGTTGTTGTGGTCGAAAGTATTGGTGTGTAACATGGTTGATTATCTGATTTTTAGGTTATTTGGAGAGTTGATATTTTTATTCTACTTTTTGTTTCtgggttttattattttgattctattttttgcactttttttggtgattttgaAAGTGATAGTCGCTGTGATGCTATGTTATGTCATGCTGCTCTCTTTTTTTCACTCTTTACATCCTTCTATCCATTCTCATCTCCTGCAAACATTAGTCCAATGGTCAATTACCAGAAATATTGGGTTAATTTTGATAGGCGTACTCCTGAGTTTAGGAAGTGCCTCGATGAATTATTTTTGGATATTGCCTTCTCTCAACCCGGTGTGAAAAATCAAATACGTTGTCCTTATCCCAAATGCAAcaattttttgttcaaatttagAAATGAAGTTCATCATCATGTGCGCCAATGGGGGATAGTGACCTCTTATAAAACATGGTTGCATCATGGTGAGATACTTCAAGATACATCCACTGTAGATGTGTCTGATCTAAATGAAATTGATTGTGAAAGGGATAATGATTTTTCCACTTATGAGATGTTGTATAACATCTTTAGAGGAGAAACACTAGGGGAGACACCGAGAGATTCCGCTACCAACGTAGATGACAATATAGAAGAAGAACCTCATCAGGGGGCAAAGAGGTTCCAGAGGCTAATGAGGGATTATGAGCAAAGCCTGTATCCGGACAGTGGGATATCAAGGTTATCTTTCATTGTCAAGTTGTTTCAAATGAAATGTCGCTATGGATGGAGCAACAATTCAGTTGATGCTTTGTTGCTCTTTCTAAAAAGCATATTTCCAAAGAAAAATTCTTGTCCAACTTCATTTTATGATGCTCGAAAAGTGACTCGACATTTGGGATTAGATTACGAGAACATAGATGCTTGTGTGAATGATTGCATTTTGTTTCGGGAGCAAGCATATGCTGATTTTGATGAATGTCCAAAGTGTAAGCAATCTAGATGGGTGAAGGGGAAGGGGAATGAAAAGGATAACCTTCGGAAGAAGGTACCCCAAAAGATACTAAGATACTTTCCGTTAAAACCTAGGCTTCAAAGGATCTTCATGTGTGAAGAAACAGCGCTAGCAATAAGGTGGCATAAAGAGAAACGACTTAATGATGGAGTCCTAAAACACCCAGCAGATTCGATGGCGTGGAAGACATTTGATGAGGAGCACAAATGGTTTGCACGTGATGCTAGAAATATCAGGCTTGGAGTTGCTAGTGATGGATTCAATCCGTTCAGCAATATGAACATTTCCTATAGTACTTGGCCAGTTGTTCTCATTCCATATAACTATCCTCCTTGGAtggttttgaaacattcaaattgGATGTTATCTCTACTTATTCTAGGCCCTAAATCCCCTGGCAATTCTATTTATGTATACTTAGAACCCTTAATTGAAGAGTTGAAAGAATTGTGGGAAGAGGGTGTTGAAATATTTGATGTGGTTCAGAAACAGAACTTTAAGTTGTCTGCTGCAGTTTTATGGACAATAAATGATTATCCAGCCTATGCCATGTTATCCGGTTGGAGCACTAAAGGTGCACTAGCATGTGCGTTTTGCCACAGAGAAACTAGTTCTAAGAGGCTGAAACATGGACACAAGCATTGCTATATGGGTCATCACCGCTATTTGTCACATGATCATCCATGGCGAAGAAATAAGAGTTCTTTCGACAATACCAGGGAACTTGGTGAAGCACCTAAGCCACTTTCTGGTTATGATGTCCTAGAAGAATTCAAGAGTTTGAACAAACGGAGTTTGGGAACAAtactaaaaagagaaagaagtctGAGCATGACAAGGTGGCTggaaattggaaaaagaaaagcatttttttttagtttcctTATTGGAAGACATTATTGTTAcgtcataatttagatgtaatgCATATAGAGAAGAACGTCTTCGATAATATACTGggcactacaacaaatatggcctttagcaacgccaaattttgcaATGCCTTAAAACCATTCTCTTAGATAggtttagacaacggttttttaaagtgttactgttgaattcaGTTTTTCATCAATTTCtagcaacaaattaaaaccgttctctttgactattttaaagaacggttttataaccgttaccatgatttggctttaagcaacggttttttttttgttgtttaaagaattgtacaaaagaaacgcattaaaaccgttgccaaaatgctacactttaaaaccgttccaTTAGATGGTCTTACACAACGATTTTTACGGTGTTGTTGTTgaagttcattttttcattatgctatagtaacaaaataaaaccagCAATAGattgataaataatatttttaaataattttaatatagtatattagattttaaaattattattctatCCACCCATTTTTAGCAAAATATGTATTTTAtctatattcttttataaaatctctCATTCCTAACTCTAAATtctcaaattaaataaaaaatcctaatttcCAAATTCCAAAACCCTAAATACCCCCTCACTGAGCACACAACCCCCCACTCATAAGCgtaacacatacacacacacgaACAAGAAAGGAGGAAGGAGAAAAGGACGGCGCCGGCGGGTTAGGTGCAGCCGTCGCCGTCGTTGCCAAGCCCGAAGGAGAAAGAGAGTCTGCAAAGGGAGAGCGAGGGACGGAGAAGAGAAGCCGCGCCAACCCCGCAACGCCACTGCGTCGTCATCTCCGTTGAGCGGTCGCCATCATCGTGCGAGAAAGGAGAAGGAGCCGTTGAGGGGTCGCGGAGCCGCTGCAGTCGCAGTCGCTGTCGCGTGCGTTTTTGTCACAGAAGCTTCCATTTCCGTCACTTTCATGTTGCGGAGAGAAAGAACTACGCATGAGCCAGGTGTAACAACCctactttttgaaaattttagtaattttataaattgaaattaaagtttcggtgatagaaaaataatggaaagtTATATCATTccatttgaataatttttttttaccaaagataggagactcgaacccgcaacctcttaattgagtatggggagactatgccatttgagctattactcattggcccatttgaataattaatattgagttttaactatattttataaaaatgtgattaatatgttcattttatattttaaattagaaataattgattgagcTTAGAAATATGTTGATacataatgttcctaaatatttttaatagagcatatttaattttaaaattactctaccctataattttattaaaatatctattcatatctatccatattcttttcTAAAATCCTAATTTCCAACCCTAAATCTCAAAATCCCCCAATttaatcagaaaccctaattcccaaattgggaACCTAACCCTCATTTTCCCCTTTTCCTAGAGGCTGAAACACGCAGCCTTCACCCCTTTCTCCTTCACCCACTCAACGCACAACACACCGACACCAGCCACAGAGAGGAAGAGAGGGAGCTGCGCCACGTCGCCGTCCAGTCGCTGTCTGGCTCGCCATCACTGGTGTCTCACCGCTGTCACTATGGAGACCAAACGCCGTCGAGCTTCTTGCCGTCGCCTTGGAGTCTGTCGTCAAGTCCGAGTCGAAGAAAGAGGGAGGCATAGAGTCAACGTCGCACAGAGAGGGATTTGCTGTTGTCATTGCGCGCCGTCGTGTGCCGTCGCTGTTGTTCGAGCCGTCCCCATCACCGTGGGTGAAGTCCGCCGCTGGCGCCAGTTGAGGCCGCTGCTGTGGaacagagatgagagagagacgTTGAGAGGGAACCGCGAGCTGTGAGCCACTGACCGAGAAGAAGCTTCGTTCTCGTCGCCGCACTGGAGTCTTCGACGCCAACGCCGCACGCCATTGTCACTATTGCTGTCGAAGGAAACCTCGCCATCACAGTTCAATCACCATCAAGCCTGAAGGGAAGCTAAACTGCTATTTCCCAACAGCAGCTTCCCCTGTGTTCCCAATTCCATTCTTGAAACTGTAACACTCTTGCTCATGCTCTGTAAGGAGAAAAGGTCACGTCGAGGATGGAGAGCCGCTGGGTGCCGCCGTTGTTTCACCGTGGCCATGGAGAGGAACGTGAATGGAAAAGGAAACAGGGAAGCTGCTACTTGGGATTTGAGGAAAACGGCTTTGTTCTGCCTCGCCTCTAGGTTCTGCAAGTTCCCAGAGTCCTCAGCCACCGGGAACCAGCACTGGAGCTGCCTAGAATCACTACTGCTGCTGCCATGGGAGCTGGTATTGGAACCACTGATGGAGCTGCTGTTTTTAGTGATTTTTGCGAGTTGTGACATCGAGGTAgggaatattttattaaattaaatattttaaactttgaatGCCTGAAAAGTTTACTGGATTATTACGAATAGTTGAATGCTTCATATGTAATGGATTTTGGTTGTAGATTAAATGTGTGACTGGTTGTGCCTCTTGTTGATTTTACCATAGTAAGGTAGAACATGTTGATATGTGTATGCTGTAGTCTACAAGAGTGTGTTGAGAAGATACATGTCTAATGTTGTTCTCTAAAAATGAAAAATTCCTATAGCTGTTTAGATGCTCTCTTTACTAACTTTGTTTCTTATATTCTGATTCACAGTTTAAGATAGCCCTTTTTTCTACGTTTCATTTTCTTCAGGATTGAAATTGTAGATAAATGCTTTTGCCATGACACAATGGAACGGATTGTTGATTCTTTGGCGAGCTTTGCATCTTCCATTAAATTTAAGTACCTCCAGCACAACTTTATCTTAGAATTTCATTTATTCTGCTGCTAAAATGCCTTTAGTGTTACTCTTAGTTGTAGTCTCTTATCTCGTTAACTCTATTTGTACCAGCTAGTCTTGATTAACATCTATCTATTGTGAGTGGCTTAACTTTCTGGTAACAGTTTACGGTTTCTTTTTCCATCTAATTACTTAAATTTCCATTAAGAAAGAGTGGCAAGTGAAACAAATGATGCATGGTGCATTTCTACCCTAAATAGACTTAAAGAAGCTTCGCCATTGAGCTTGAAGGTTTCCCTGAGATCAGTGAGTTTCTTTTTCTTGTCAAAACTCATTTGAGTTCTTGATTACTATGCTTTCTTCCTTCCATACGAGAAGCTACTTACTATAATGTAAACCGTCTAACTTTTTCTTGTCAAAACTCATTTGAGTTCTTGATTACTATGCTTTCTTCCTTCCATACAAAAAGCTACTTACTATAATGTAAACCGTCTAACTGATGCAGATACGAAAGGGTAGATTTTAAACTCTTGACCAGTGCTTGTTGCGTGAGTACCATACGACTTTACAAGCAAAATCTAAGCAGATTTCTGGTGACTTTTGTGAGGTAATGAACATTGCCAGCATTACAAATCCAACATCATTCAAAGATGAGGTTTCTTGGTGGTTTATAAATGTGAGACATTCTTCGCCTTTGAGCTAGCTTTGGGGTTGAGTTAAAATAGGTTATAGATTTCTTGTCTCTTGGCAATTTGTCCATCGATTGTTGTTACTTTTACGTTTACAGTTGAGTTAAAGACTCCTggtattatttttaatttctacTATTTACTTTGATGTTGTCAAATGATATATGTTTTTAGTCGAATTGtgtagttatttttttttaattattcttattttttttcaaattaatatAGGCACATTTGCAAGCTGAGAATGAAAAGTCTAAAGAATCAGCAATTAGAGCTTTCCAATCCATATTTGGGAAAGAGAAGGCCGGGGGAGTGCAATGTGATGGAAGAGTTACCACACCAACTTtgttgaagaaaaatgaagaaattgtcAACCTTAGGGTATACTATTATGGTGTtttgaaaaatgatgatgatataaGTAAAAGCAGTTATGACCTAGACTAGTATTATTTTACAATGATGATATAATGCGATTGTAGATCTTACAacaatttttataagtcaaatttgATGGTAAATGTTCAATAAGTTTTCTTtagtaatttgattcaaatagtttaggttatttattgacactaaattaaaaaaataagttggAACTAATTTCATTAATGAGAAaactattgtaaataaagaattatatcTTACAAAAAACAGTTGTCAAAAGTCACAAAAAGCAATGGTGTTAAAACCGTTGTCAAAGACAACTATaaaatggcaatggtattaaaaccgttgccaaaaaatGACATCAATGGcaacgctttaaaaccgttggctttgtgaataataaaattacaacagtttaaaaccgttgcctattTAGTTACGGTTTAAACCATTGTCATATTAATAGGAACGGTTTGAACCGTTGCTTATTGAGTAACGGATGAaaaccgttgtttaaaattttcCGTCAAAACCGTTGTCTATGCCACTAACTGTGGCAACGGTTTTTCTGTTaccgttgccttaggtaaaaaaccgttgcctttgagcattggcaacggtcgcatataccacaggtcaaaaatcgttgccaaagcgttgcctaaagttttggaaacggtttttcaatctatggcaacggtttttgaccgctGCGAAAAGCCTTATTTGTTGTAGTGGGGTACACTGTTAAATTTAGATGGAAAGACAAATGACAATCTTAATGCACGACTTGATCTTCAACTTATGGGTATCAAGAGAGACCTTCATCCTCGTAGAGTGGGCAACAAGTTTGTGATGCCGATAGCCAAATATACTTTGTCAAAGACTAGGAAGGAGAATGAAAGGCAAATTCTTTGTCAGTTCTTGAAAGAACTCAAGTTGCCTGATTCGTATTCATCAAATATTGGAAGGTGTGTGCACGTTGAAGATTGCAAAATTTATGGCTTGAAGAGCCATGATTGCCATGTCCTAATAGAACGGCTGCTACCACTTGCAATTCGTGAGCTTTTACCCAAAGAAGTTTGTGAACCGTTGATACATCTAAGTATTTTCTTTGGAGAGCTTTGTTCTAAGGAATTGAAGGTGGACGTTCTAGACAAACTTGAAACCCAGATTGCAATAACACTTTGTAAATTAGAGACAATTTTTTCTCCGGCTTTTTTGATGTGATGGTTCACCTAACCGTTCATCTTGCCTATGAAGCTAAGTTAGCCGGACTAGTTCAATATCGCTGGATGTACTCCGTTGAGAGGTTAGCCCTTTAGAATTGACAACAACTTAGAATCTGCCTTATAGTATTCTATTTGTAGGTTTCTAACATtccttaaaaattcaattttagatATTTGCGCACACTAAAGAGTTATGTGGGAAACAAAGCACGTTCTGAGGGGTCATATCTGAGGGTTATATCTCTGAAGAATCAATGACCCTTGTGGGGAGATATTTAGATGAAAATTCTAAGATTTCTTACCCTGGCGAGAATGAATCTATGCGAGGCATAGTTGTGTTCAAAGTACTTAGCCAGTTTAGTTGTAAAGGGGCATACAAAGAACTTAGTATCTTAGAGCATTGAGAAGCTCAATTCTATGTGCTGAAGAATTGTGAAGAATTTCAACCATGGGTTGATGAACATATGGCAGTTTTAACAAGAGAAAATCCAAGAAATCTGCAgaaaaggcacaaggatcaatttGTGAAATGGTTTGAAAGGAAGGTAAATGAGTAAACTTTGATAATTGTAGAATTGAAGAGTCTCTTGGTAGTAGTTAGTTTTAATTGCTATTCGTTAATGTAGATTTCAGATCTACACAAAGTAAGGAGTGCATGGGTGAATAATCAACTGTTTTCTCTAGCAAGAGGTCCTGATCGTTGTGCACACTTCTACAACACATGTGCTGTCAACCATGAAGCATCTTTGAAGACTCAAAATAGTGGagtagtgatgccagggcatcttggatagttttactagccattttttgtatgctttaggttggttttatgtattttcttaggaaataagaaagtatttggttgaaaatgcattcaaaccatgattcaagcaaacattgtgaattttgaatgatttcatgagaattatgcatgaattgaatgataaaatggatgatgcatgatctcatgattaagagcaagactttgatgcactttgtttgattgatttcaggtaacaagaagcagagaagagctacgttagtggctacgttagtgccactaacgtggccattaacgtggaaggaaggaaagtttggaacgttagtggtaaaagtaaacaccactaacgttagcgaagggcaagaagacctacgttagtttccacgttagttacattaacatgAGAaataacgtggaaggaaagggaaactccaacgttagtagaaaaagtgaacgccactaacgtttgcgaagccaagaacacccacgttagtgccactaacgtgggcattaaAGTTAGTgaaaaagtgaacgccactaacgtttgtGAAGCAAAAAAGGCCTACGTTactggccacgttagtgccactaacgtgaacACTAATGTGGGCAAAATCTCAtccggcagcctgaccatgccttcttcaaacaagaataacttgagccacaatgctccaaatgaggtgattccagtggcattggaaagtaggattccatagctttccaagaatatatggcactacatggtggacactaaatttgagggagaaaaccttccccgaaagtgcaaagatgaacatggtatcaacctgtagtaaggccagctgacctcttcaccttccaagaagtgtaactcgagttgtaaagctccaaatgatgcgctttcaaaggcgttggaaagtagacatccagagctttccaataatatataatagtatggggtgaacattaaGCTTGAGTTCCAGAAACTAGCAATATTAATCCCCTGAACGCTAATGTTATtagcactcacttttgccaataacgccagcaaCTATGCCAGCAACCCTATCCCTTTCAAGGGAGCATAAtttgagttacagaagtccaatcgAGGTGATTTTAGTTGCGTtaaaaagctgacattcagagctttccaacgatatataatagtctatagtgagcatgaaattggagtacaaacaagaggcatcttttaagccccaaaaacaccaactgggtagtaAATGTgatgttagccacactaacttcagcactaacgccacacttgtaccgttagtgtggctaacggtagcactaacgattagcacctggacctcaacttgattcacttctctttcaATGACCACCTAACcacaaggaagcaagcccacaagtgtcaaccaatcaaagtcacaagaagcatctagaataggaattttcatttaattgtaatttacttttagtttcatttcattttgtaatttaggagagcctatataaaggccttagtttttacattcaaggaATTTCGGGACTGGAGGGGGGATTCTGTATTCGGGCCTTTGGACTCCCTCCCGTCAcacacttttctttctttttcttcccttaGTAGTAGTTCATTTTATAGTTTGTAATTTTCCAATTATGAATGTTGAAGtctcaatttcagttttaatcttcatctttatttttctgcacttttttTCTCCTCTGTTGAAtagagcaatgaacaactaactcttttaattgggttagagagctctgttaCAATTCAAtggattaatttgtttttatcattcatcttcctctttcttttctcttgattttactagaaagcttttgatcttaaatcaattggttagttgtcttggaaaagaaactctcgataattggatctcctctgagccttggaaaagggatgaggagatcatgctagaattgctttctcatgttggaccaaattggggtttggatggatatagtgaaatataatcctaccaacactttgatttggaaatacatgtggtataatcagtgaccatacttcatctcttcccatgagcaattaaatcaaggaattgggcaattgttcaagcttagagagattgcgttgccaaggaattgggatccaatcacttaagattgccaaggagatcaatgaatgcattgattaaggaagagatgaaaGCAATTGATCTGGAGATTGCTATATCTTTCTATCCCaatgctttcttttctttttacttttagttatttactttcttgttattttacattCCTGTCATTCTTCTTCCTgcactttattacttttcttttattttctgtcaatttacattttcttgttgcttatcactctaatctgattcgtctaactaggataatcaattaaccattgattgcttaatccgttaatcctgtgggattcgacctcactctattatgagtttttacttgacgacaattcggtatacttgccgagggaaaaaaagaaactatccataattggatctcctctgagccttggaagaggaatgaagaaatcatgctagaaatgctttctcatgttggaccaaattggggtttggatggatatagtgaaatataatcctaccaacactttgatttggaaatacatgtggtataatcagtgaccatacttcatctcttcccatgagcaattaaatcaaggaattgggcaattgttcaagcttagagagattgcgttgccaaggaattgggatccaatcacttaagattgccaaggagatcaatgaatgcattgattaaggaagagatgaaaGCAATTGATCTGGAGATTGCTATATCTTTCTATCCCaatgctttctttctttttatttttagttatttactttcttgtattTTACATTCCTGTCATTCTTCTttcctgcactttattgcttttcttttcttttctgtcaatttacaattcctgctgcttatcactccaatatgatttgtctaactaggataatcaattaaccattgattgcttaatccgttaatcctgtgggattcgacctcactctattatgagtttttacttgacgacaattcggtatacttgccgaaggaaaatttgttgagagacaagtttccgtgcatcaagtagTTGTGAAGGGAGATGAATTTACTAGGGATGTGGATTATTATGGCGTGTTGACTGATATTTTTGAGTTAGATTATGTCGGAAAACATAAAGTGATCTTATTTAAGTGTGAGTGGTTTGATGTTCCTCCAATAGGACGAAATTAAAGTAGGGGATATTGTAAAGATGAGTATGGATTCATAAATGTGGATGTCACATATGTTAGATATAAGGATGAGCCTTTCATTTTAGCATGTCAAGCTGAGCAAGTATACTATGTAAAGGCAATTAAAAGGCCTAATTGGTGTACTGTGGTCCGAGTAAAGTCTCACAATACATATTATGTGCCTGAGCAAGATATCATGCAAAAAGAGGCATACCAACAAGCTGAAATGGGAAGCTTTAATCAAGTACCATCTTCGGGTGATATCAATTTGTTGATGGAATTAGGTAGAGGTGACATAGAGGGATCAAGTGTGGACGTGCCTATGtctatggaagaagaagaagaagaagaagaagaagaagaagaagaagaagaagaagaagaagaagaagaagaagaagaagaagaagaagaagaagaagaagaagaagaagaagaagaagattcaaATGATAGTGATTGACttcttagtatttttattttgggGATTACAAGATATTTGCAATTGCTAAATTATCCATTTTTTGTATAGGATGGTGATTGACTTTAAAGTAGTTAAACTTTAAGAATTCACATCATATTTGCAATTGCTAAGTTATTCACTCTTTGTTCCATTTGTTTAACTTTTTTGAAAAGTATAATATATTTTGAATCATGTCCAACTTTTATTGATGTGCTTTTCTTTGTGTAATTGTATATTAAATGATGTAgatattttattatttcatttctttaattttatctctGTTAACTTTATTGTAGATTGCGTAACATAATGGCTACACAGAGATTGACAAGGGCTGCTGCATCTACTTATACACCACGAGCACCTGCCCCAGCCCCGGTGCCCCAGACTTGGCAGCCCCTGCAGCCCCTACCCCAGCCCCGGCAGACCCTACTTCAGCACCATTCACTGCCCTTGTTGATAGGCGTATTGGCATCCATGCTGATCTATTTGCATCTGAAGTGGGTATTGTTACAAGACAAAATGCTCCTTTGGATGTAGAGAAATGGAGCCAAGTTGGAGATGAAGTCAAGCAAAAAATATGCGACCTTGTTTTGGTAatacatatttatattttctgctATTATGTATATTATAGGCTTTATTTCTGCTAACTAACTTTGACAAATCATATGTAGGAAAAGTTTGATATAGCAGATACGCAAGTAATGCGCAAAATAATTTTAGCTAAGGCTAACATATGTTATCGAAGTTGGCGCTCAAGATTGCGTGAGCACTATGAGTTGTATCAAACTGATGAGGAGCGCCTTCAAAATCCACCAAACAATATTCTACCGGAGACATGGGAGATTTTGGTGTCCTACTTTGGAAGTCCTTCTTTTCAGGTTTGAATTTTTCATTGTGACAACCATTGAGGTGTTCTTAAGTTGTTTTGCTATTTTAGGTCAATGCAAATAATTATACCTTACCTCTTTTTGTCTTTTGTGAGTTTGGTCTTCTATAGGAAAAAAGTTTAAGAAACAAAGATAATAGAAAGCATCATGTTGTACCACATATTGTTGGTCGAAGGACATTTCAAGTTGTTAGACGTGATCGGGTAAATAGTCTTAAAGTTTTAAGTTGGTCTTATATTTTTTGCTATGTCACGTT contains the following coding sequences:
- the LOC107633337 gene encoding uncharacterized protein LOC107633337; protein product: MVNYQKYWVNFDRRTPEFRKCLDELFLDIAFSQPGVKNQIRCPYPKCNNFLFKFRNEVHHHVRQWGIVTSYKTWLHHGEILQDTSTVDVSDLNEIDCERDNDFSTYEMLYNIFRGETLGETPRDSATNVDDNIEEEPHQGAKRFQRLMRDYEQSLYPDSGISRLSFIVKLFQMKCRYGWSNNSVDALLLFLKSIFPKKNSCPTSFYDARKVTRHLGLDYENIDACVNDCILFREQAYADFDECPKCKQSRWVKGKGNEKDNLRKKVPQKILRYFPLKPRLQRIFMCEETALAIRWHKEKRLNDGVLKHPADSMAWKTFDEEHKWFARDARNIRLGVASDGFNPFSNMNISYSTWPVVLIPYNYPPWMVLKHSNWMLSLLILGPKSPGNSIYVYLEPLIEELKELWEEGVEIFDVVQKQNFKLSAAVLWTINDYPAYAMLSGWSTKGALACAFCHRETSSKRLKHGHKHCYMGHHRYLSHDHPWRRNKSSFDNTRELGEAPKPLSGYDVLEEFKSLNKRSLGTILKRERSLSMTRWLEIGKRKAFFFSFLIGRHYCYVII
- the LOC110269735 gene encoding uncharacterized protein LOC110269735 isoform X1, yielding MERNVNGKGNREAATWDLRKTALFCLASRFCKFPESSATGNQHWSCLESLLLLPWELVLEPLMELLFLVIFASCDIEERVASETNDAWCISTLNRLKEASPLSLKVSLRSVSFFFLSKLI
- the LOC110269735 gene encoding uncharacterized protein LOC110269735 isoform X3; this translates as MERNVNGKGNREAATWDLRKTALFCLASRFCKFPESSATGNQHWSCLESLLLLPWELVLEPLMELLFLVIFASCDIED
- the LOC110269735 gene encoding uncharacterized protein LOC110269735 isoform X2, whose amino-acid sequence is MERNVNGKGNREAATWDLRKTALFCLASRFCKFPESSATGNQHWSCLESLLLLPWELVLEPLMELLFLVIFASCDIEERVASETNDAWCISTLNRLKEASPLSLKVSLRSIRKGRF